A single region of the Actinoplanes sp. SE50/110 genome encodes:
- a CDS encoding flagellar hook-length control protein FliK codes for MTETSRRAGSRREDGADFGSALSAELGDDQDEVAEQTADRRDAATRSAELRDAATRSAELRDVATRSAAMRDATARSTELRNAARDADLRGAAIRGTGSRDVTRAATDRTATERAATERALADRTATDRAAGDRDATRAATDRATQRAADQRAAGRDAADRAAGSRAAADRAASRDAADQAAAQRSADDRAAVRAATDRAGARQAADRAADQAAADRAADRAADSAAADRTDATTRTAADRDDTTGGDDTATAATGDKTTDATETKHGPDGRSAHRVKGKAAATGDRATEDAQGPAFPDAKGAAPTTTTPLIDPAAQAAAGVAATTTAAAGTDPAAAGKTAAAKATGTVKAADAATPATGPAPATGLAAPDQAAAATSAAVPGTGQPGQPGQVGQVGQPGQAGQAGPGTPQPGRLPPGAAQAAGGTTPGKAARQATAAVVAGTPGRPAWASAAAGRTETGTAGQPADAAAAAAAPAAAPTPTTAAGNQAGDPGGSSGQPGADAPRTVAIPDGAPPAAPTAMPAAQPAADPGLPPGAALAGVAGPQAAAPAGAAAPTAAAAENSTPIPLAPPAEQIAMRIAPLRLDADGVHRLTVQLHPVDLGPVQVVAEIRNGDISVQLTGGTEAGTEALRAGIEDLRRELQDSGFGNCSLDLRQGTPQDQARQQFEAGGGFGRRGGGGESGRPNADLPAEPAPTATRRATPGRLDIHA; via the coding sequence GTGACCGAGACCAGCCGCCGGGCGGGCAGCCGGCGCGAGGACGGTGCGGACTTCGGGTCGGCGCTCTCCGCCGAGCTGGGCGACGACCAGGATGAGGTGGCCGAGCAGACCGCCGACCGCCGGGACGCCGCCACCCGCAGCGCCGAACTACGCGACGCCGCCACCCGCAGCGCCGAACTACGCGACGTCGCCACCCGCAGCGCCGCGATGCGCGACGCCACCGCCCGCAGCACCGAACTACGGAACGCCGCTCGGGACGCCGATCTGCGCGGCGCCGCGATTCGCGGCACCGGCTCGCGCGATGTCACCCGGGCCGCCACGGACCGGACCGCCACGGAACGGGCCGCGACGGAACGCGCCCTGGCGGACCGGACCGCGACGGACCGGGCCGCCGGCGACCGCGACGCGACGCGCGCGGCCACCGATCGGGCCACGCAGCGCGCCGCGGACCAGCGCGCCGCCGGCCGGGACGCGGCCGACCGGGCCGCCGGGAGCCGGGCCGCGGCGGACCGCGCCGCGAGCCGGGATGCCGCCGACCAGGCCGCCGCCCAGCGGAGCGCCGACGACCGGGCCGCGGTGCGGGCCGCCACCGACCGGGCCGGCGCCCGTCAGGCCGCCGACCGCGCGGCGGATCAGGCCGCCGCGGACCGGGCCGCCGACCGGGCGGCGGACAGTGCCGCGGCCGACCGGACCGACGCCACCACCCGCACGGCCGCCGACCGGGACGACACGACCGGCGGCGACGACACCGCGACCGCGGCCACCGGCGACAAGACCACCGACGCCACCGAGACGAAGCACGGCCCGGACGGGCGGTCCGCGCACCGCGTCAAGGGCAAGGCCGCGGCCACCGGCGACAGGGCCACCGAGGACGCCCAGGGCCCGGCCTTTCCGGACGCCAAGGGTGCCGCGCCGACCACCACCACACCGCTCATCGACCCGGCCGCCCAGGCCGCCGCCGGAGTGGCCGCCACCACCACGGCGGCGGCCGGTACCGACCCCGCGGCCGCCGGCAAGACCGCCGCGGCGAAGGCCACCGGGACGGTGAAGGCGGCCGACGCCGCCACGCCGGCGACCGGACCGGCTCCGGCCACCGGCCTCGCGGCGCCCGACCAGGCGGCCGCGGCCACCTCGGCGGCCGTCCCAGGAACCGGCCAGCCCGGACAGCCGGGTCAGGTCGGTCAGGTCGGTCAGCCCGGCCAGGCCGGCCAGGCCGGGCCCGGCACTCCGCAGCCGGGCCGGCTCCCGCCGGGTGCGGCCCAGGCCGCCGGTGGTACGACGCCCGGCAAGGCCGCACGGCAGGCGACAGCCGCGGTCGTGGCCGGCACTCCGGGACGTCCCGCCTGGGCATCCGCCGCCGCGGGCCGAACCGAGACGGGCACGGCCGGCCAGCCCGCCGACGCGGCCGCCGCGGCGGCCGCACCGGCGGCGGCGCCGACTCCCACCACGGCGGCCGGCAACCAGGCCGGCGACCCCGGTGGGTCCTCCGGGCAGCCGGGGGCGGACGCACCGCGTACCGTCGCAATCCCGGACGGCGCACCGCCCGCCGCGCCCACCGCCATGCCGGCGGCGCAGCCCGCCGCCGACCCCGGACTTCCGCCCGGCGCCGCCCTGGCCGGCGTCGCCGGACCGCAGGCCGCCGCGCCGGCCGGCGCGGCGGCACCCACCGCGGCGGCCGCGGAGAACTCCACGCCGATCCCGCTGGCCCCGCCGGCCGAGCAGATCGCGATGCGGATCGCGCCGCTGCGGCTGGACGCCGACGGCGTGCACCGGCTCACCGTGCAGTTGCACCCGGTCGACCTCGGACCGGTCCAGGTGGTCGCCGAGATCCGCAACGGGGACATCAGCGTGCAGCTCACCGGCGGCACCGAGGCGGGCACCGAGGCACTCCGGGCCGGCATCGAGGATCTGCGGCGTGAGCTGCAGGATTCCGGGTTCGGGAACTGTTCGCTGGACCTGCGTCAGGGCACGCCGCAGGACCAGGCGCGGCAGCAGTTCGAGGCCGGGGGCGGGTTCGGTCGGCGCGGCGGTGGCGGCGAGTCGGGGCGGCCGAACGCCGATCTGCCGGCTGAGCCGGCCCCGACCGCGACCCGCCGCGCGACACCGGGCCGGCTGGACATCCACGCCTGA